The genomic stretch aataaggatagaggtaaccgagagtggagcatgcggagacacggagatgattcccgtagtttctTCCTTTTGAGGgtaagtacgtctacgtttggaggagtgtggtcgccacaaaggccagatcaacgccacaaaggcctcactcaggtctcccgtgagcaacgccacaaaggcctagcccagttTCACTAAGgggtttcctcgaggcggaaaccaggcctttacaaggttcttggaacacatccacaactgaatcggaggctcccaatagctgtaacaacacaacaataataacaagaacaaatcaaccacaagcAATTAGGGTTTCCAAATGGAATACTAGCAAATGATCCCTCAATCAAATGAGggagaaatgtaaatcgcttcggtgaagatgtagatcgagaTCTTCTTCTTtcattctccaaagatcaagagctttgaatgattggaggaggagatctagtgAATCTTCTATTTCTTGGAGTcgctctaatggtggatgaacttgagcAAGAATGAGCAACTTGAGCtggaagaagaagggggtatttatacccccaccCATTGTAGCCGTTGCAGAATATTGGCGAAAATTCCGGTGTAAGTTGGGCCCAGAATTTCCGCCCCTTCGACACAAATGTCTTCCAAAtttctggggggggggggtgtccaGGGTACCCGGACCTCCAGGTCCTTAGCGAAAAATTGGGGGCCGGAAATTACGTGAATATTCGGGCCGGAATTTCCAGCCAGGAAATTCCAGAAATCCTTCCTCCTTCTTCCTTTTCATCCACAGCTTTTTCCCTTTGAATACTTCTCATTTCAAACTATAATGTAGATATTTTCTGCACACTAAGCCACATTAGATTATCAcatatgttgtcatcaaacacacaaaacataattatgagagatgttctttcacctgCTTGCGCATGATGGCAAGCGTAAAGCGTTTGGGTGAAATAATTCTGAGAGTGTATGGTTTTGTATTTTATTTCTCCGAACTATCTTGTCAAAATATTTCTCTTTTATTAATAGATTGAGGCAAAGTTTTTGCCTCCATTTAAAAAAAAGTAACCCTCCTCCGTTCCTTAATGTAGTATGTTTCCAGAAAGAATTAGCTTTCCAAAACATACAATATTTGGGAGCGGATATAATGTCTCCTTTCTAAACTAATTGTTGTTGCCTTTTCTAGATATAAATATATCATAAGCAAAGTTGCGACACTTAACTTAGGACGGAGGGAATACTCAAGTGATTTTCTTGAGATTTTATCAAACTTAAATAAAAAAGTGTAGCAACAGATTTGAAACCATATCGATATATTATGAAACTATTTTTTAAAACCAATCAAGTGATACAAATTTAATGACGTTCAGAAGCTCCTCTCCTGACCCGATGCATCGGGCGACCGCTGGGCCCGCATGAGGTGGCCACTAGCCGCCGGCCCTCGATCCCGTCTCTCATCTTCCTGCATCCACTGCAACCGGCACCATCGTTGGGAAAAGTCTCTGTGGCGTGACGGCGAACCTTGACGGGCTTCCCAAGATCTCAAGCACCGGTGGCCCCTCTCTGATCTCGTAGAGGTTCGTTTCGACGAGTTCAGaattttgaaacaaacattttTCTAGAAAAAATAGTTTTCAGACAAGCAAGGAATATTTCCAGAAAATAATCCATGGTTAACTTACGGAAAGTGTTAATGCCTCCCGAGCTCTAGTGCTCTCGccatttaaaaaaattaataaatatttttacaaattactaaaaatctgaaaataattttggggattttcaatgatacatctcacaatcatgcaaaatatCAAACCGAAATTCGTTTTATTTtgtgctacacaaaaatgacaaaatctaatATGTTGGGGAGATTTGAAAATAAACTCAGATCTacacttttgtcatttttatgtagatcataatataaagtatttgaagtTGATATTTTACACATTTGTGGAATACAACATTGAAAATATACGgatttattttcagaattttttaaaacctaaaaaatatatatatatattttaaaaaaaacaGGATCACTGGTGCCcacgtgcaccaaatctctgtccggtTAATTTGGGCTAGCCTCACAAAGAAGTACTGTATGAAAGTCCTCTACGAACTATTCAACTTTGTAGCCCATGGGCTTTGTAATCATGCCCCAGTTCACAAATATAGTATCCAAGCTTATATACTCCCTCACAGATTTCCATTGCCTCTCCTTCCTTTCCTAACGGAAAAAAAAACAGTTTCCCTCCATTCCCCAGCAGAGGAAAAACCGAAAATCGCCGGAGATGTCGTCGGCGGCCGCGAGGCTCACCGCCGCTGCCGACAACGCCTCGTCGGAGACTCAATCCCTCGTCGTGGTAAGAACTCCTATCTCCCCGCCTCTCTACCCCCCACCAACGCCCCTCCGATTCCAACCAGCAAAACCCTAACCCCTCGTAAAAATCCCCAAATCTGCAGGACATGCGCAAGGCGCTCACCTGCATGAGGTCCATCGCCGTCGAATACGAGAGGGCCGGCAAGGACGACAAGGCAGGCCGCCGCTCCGCATTAGCCCCACGAGACCCCCAATCTCGAAACCCCTAACTCCCGAATCGCGTGTTTTTTTTTTCCAGGTGAAGCAGCTCGAGGAAGAGGTGCTGGACCTGATGGCGTCGTACGAGGAGTGCGCGCACCTCGCGGAGGCGGTGAGGGAGGTGCCTGGGGCTTACCAGCCGTCTGATCAGGTGCGGCCGTGATGCTTCTGTACTGGAGTGTCCGAGTTTCTGCAATTTGTGCTAATTGTTTGTTTCGGCGTGGCTTTTGGTTCATAGACGACTGATTTCAAAAAGCTAATCGAGGCGGAGGTTAACAAGGTCAAGGGGACCTCGCGGGTGTCGGGTGACAGCCAGCGGCTCCTAAGGCAGTTCAAGGAGGCTGTTTGGGTATGTGCTGCAGCTATTTTTATTGATGATTGTTGAGAAGATTATTTACAATTCAGTGCTGCTGCCTATTTTCGATGCATTTGCTAGATGCTCAGCTTACTGCCGAAAGAGGTGCAAAAATAATAATTAAACTTCCATAATAATGCCTGATCATTTGTGTACCTTTGTTCTCTCTTCTGCAGGATGTTCACCATGCAGGTCAACCGATGCCTGGTGACGAACAAGAGGACCTTGTTATGACTACCACCCAGAATGGCATCCTGAATGCCAATTGCCCCTTAACTATGAAGCCTATAATTGAGGTGGCAAATCCAGTTCGCAGGTAAGCATTCAGTGCTCTGTTTTCTATTGCAACCCTATGAAATTGGTGTTATCTATGAACGTGAAAGGTTGAAGCTCTAGCCACACTTCTGTATCCATTTCTTATTGTGTTTTCTACCGGATAAAACCTAATCGCAAGTTTCTTTAGCATGGCATCATGTTCTGAAGAATATCCATTCACATTTTTTTTTAGCCTGCAGAAGTCGAGCAAAGTTTCGAGACGCAATCAAATAGCCCACCATTGTATTCCTATTTGTATTTTGCTTCTCCTTTTAGTCTAATGGAAGTAATCAGGATTTAGTTACCCTTGTGTTTGATgcacataatatatatataaaatCATTTGGATTTGTTTCCCTGTTGTGCTTCTGTCTATGATCTGCATGGTATAAGAAAATCTTGTTCTCTCTGCTTAACAATCTGTAATTGTGAATGCAACAATCAGCATTGCTTCCGATCAAACCAGTCATTGTTTATTGTGATTTCTTTGCTCAGTGAAGGGGTGTTATCAATGGACACAATATGCAAAACGCTAGAAATTGCACCCAGCTAAAATATTTACAAATTTTTGTCCAAATACAAACATCGTGATGTTTCCTTTCCCTCTGCAGCTTGGACTGCAGGCACATCTATGACAAGATTCCAATCCTAGACTACATCAGAAGGAGCAAAGGTTTGAAGTGCCCTGTTGCAGGTATGCTGCACTTGCTCTCTGCACCCTTGCtctttcttttcacaaggtccctGCTTCAGTTTATCTGTTCAACCAGGTTGCCCGAAGGACTTAAACGTTGCGAAGCTCGTCTGCGATGACTACCTCCGTATGGAAATCGAAGAGCTGCGCTCATCAGGCGGTGGTGCTACAAAGCCAACAGATGTAGAGGACGTcttggacgacgatgaggacctaATGGATGACGGCGAGGATGGCAATAACCAGTGATTGGCATCTAGAAGAAATGATGGTGTTCATGTTCGGTAGTGTGTCTGTAGGATGATAAGTTGTTGGTGCTGTTCAGGGGGCAACATTGTGGACCATCACTGCAGCTGGGTGGGTGCTGCTTTTTGGCTCGTTCGGTCTCGTTGTGTGTGTTCTGTTGGAATGTGGCATCTCTGGCAGTCAACTTAACTAACGTATCAAGCTTAAGCTGGATGGAGTACATCGAAGGATTATTATTGTTCTGTGCTGCTTTGCATCAGTCTCACTGTTCTTTTgatactactccctctgatccataataagtgtcgaaaACTTAGTACAAAAGTTGATCGGTGGGAGTATATAAAATGACTCTAACTTAGTACTAAATTTCTGATACTGagccggtaaaaaaaaaaaaaactgacacttattatggatcggtggGAGTATATAAAATGACTCttcgttttgttcacactttctgGCGAAGTGAAGTGATGCTCTACAACAAATTGTTacatgtggtgacccagcgtaccactgcatggtgtagtacacaagtcgttgacataacacaagtgaaacaccgttccactcatattacatctctcagagtggtacaacagaaacatatgcgagtccaaggtatgcctatagaagtacacacgaactgtttacataagatcaacacaacctcctactttacagtgaggtaaaacttcaaataaagctccagaagaacgactcatagtctatcttattgctaactcaagttcaagagctacttggcttgctatagaaatctagctacttaggtgctaggattaggaaaaggttcccttctattactagtctaagtttccactctagctgatgcagaagttgactccattgacttctttgattggattcttcatcttgttgcagttgactcctttatcttcgagttccacggtagtatctccttcggtgccttgatctaagaagggggttcaaacgagatagaatgagtacgagcgtactcagcaagttcatattaggaaatatgtgtatcatgcactagctacagccatagaccgtgaaagtcataggcgaatgcaagttttcataaacatttcttcaaaaggtttattttattctgaaaactatgcccgtcgccttcacagagttgaccgtaacttcgtggagttcctttcctcgccgcgttcgcagctcccttcccgaacgaggagtgacagaccacaatttgatacactctgcagaggtgcgttacttttcccacaagagatctcaccctttttgccatccgcagggacttgcccccgttcacacttcctttggtgtgaggccaggtataaagatccaagcccacaccgccttctccgcgactgcaaacccacccttttgtccacccgcacacctccagtagacttccccgataatacggctttactcatggtgtactttggacaatccttcatagatcgtagagccatcatcactaatggatggggatttaaaggccatcccaacctacgtgcagtgcctccaacaccccgccggctctaccaatccgttggcgtgcgtaagggaaaagatacggctggcttccctgcagccattatagatctcatggtcaacgcggtttgtacggcgctagaatcaccggacggcattggtaatttaatcctagggtgatataacccattgcaatggaacctccaccatatcaacacataccatggttccattgcccaccacatagtcatattcataattgtaaaataatactttgcttttcaatgcatgagtgataagtatagtactttgcatatagtttgatacaaataatcaaatgacatgagcaagcgatgaacttgcctttcttgaccgcaagattatgcagcaaaagcttcgatacgtgataactccaaatgctaaaATACCATtatcgtccagtaaggacaatgtttaaagaattggcaaagatgctataatgcataatatgagatgtaatcgtcccgagcgtaacctaacctcgatgatttaggattgatgagttgtaaagatttctttagggttggttgcacttttataatggttctcaaacaaggttcttattagggtttggttatattagcatcatatccaagtgatattagacatcataacaatcatacacataaaggatagtggtggaataatatataaagaacagttgtcaattttaagttctacaggacatggttgatgattacttatgctatacttcaaaagaataacttttgaagaacatgttgtttaagaactaataagtatttcaaataagaactatggcttctagggtttgactaacatttgtacttcaaaagaataactgttaaagaacatgttaattaagaatatgaactattatatataggtgctatggctttctagggtttattaTTGAATTTATTTAGTTCTtggataggaactagttgggttcttaagttgaattggttctatatacaacaagtatgggcagtgtttattactatggttgattatggtatcatatcaaaggatggttattgagatggttccataggttttctattaggtttactatggcttcacatttgctttactaaataatctctaattgcttctaagcTGAATGGCTTATTACTTTCtaggtagggtttagttgaataggagcatgtgatgtgaattgctacacaaggttggtactagggtttatcattatagttctactagggtttgatggttgaagttgattctaatggtgtggtatataggattgatgatcaatgatgctaatatgtggtaacaagctagggtttatgcctaagtgacactagtggatcatataggttttaataagaaattaagacatgaaatgatgatctcatgtgaattgtacctagttttattttagtggatcatgagtatgtattcattggttgtttattaagttTCTACACCTAAAAGTGAGGTGGATATTAttatatgggctaaacccctagggtttcagggttgcactaatttaggatgatcacattaaataatgggatcaaggtcttactcaaattgaaactagggtttctaagctatggtatcactcctaaaatgataattggttatagagttgtggttactaattactttgaacaaaaattagtgatggtttgatattttattaattttcacaagatttaataattagagtacttctattttggtttaattaagaatcagggtttaataattgttattagggtttaaaataattaacttgttaactaaagatgtttaagtaattaagttttgatttaccaaaataatattggcttataatattttcttgagttattactatttaaagaaaatagaaaatagtaatttgtaattagggtttatgaattaccactaataattaagttaatacaactatgataaataaaattaaccttaacattttatttggttactgaatagttaaaatttaatttttaaaacttcactaattattgatttcaaattgtatctttaaataaatgaaatggcataattcataaggttaaaataagtgaatttttattttgacacacatttttgttttatattttatttgaatagagtttatttttgtgagcattttgatatattatttataattttctgagttgaaatgaaatttctatgattttgcaaagtttcagacatttactggaatttgaaataaaacaaaaaaaactaagtGTACCGGTTCACTCATACCCGCAGGACCGACCGGTGGGGCTTGGCTCCATGTCGTCCGCCACGCAAGCGAGGACCGGTCAAAGTTGACCAGGACCCCTTGACCtcaccgacgtttaaacgccggcggtcagcagatggtggcgccgccgatttacggccacCCGGGATGCGCGGCTAGGTGTTTCTGAACGAGCACAACTAGACGAATcgaatggtggtgatggtttaGCGAGGGGATCAACGGAGCTACGCCAGCGACCATGTcctgcggcggtgctctccggcgagaaTCGAATCGGACGCTACAGATGATGCTAGGAAGCGAGAGTAGGTGCTATagacgcgtatgctcaccctgaagctcaaggtgtggtcggctccggtgatggttgacggagacgacgacgattgaAGATTTCCCGGCGGTGTGCTGCAGAAGGGAACAAGGAAATTGATTCTCCAcacggctcccctggatgctgggctcctcccagatgctccttgagtccaggcgctcctcctggaccacgcgccggaggctagggtggcctcctccgtcggcttcgtcttcgactccggcgacagagagtggatgTGTGTGAGAGATGGAAGGTGTCTGAACAGCaatggagtggaggagatgaacaaGACGTGCACGGtgatgctctccacctatttataggccaagggaagccctgtggcctcgacacggcgacggccatggtcgggaggtggcggtctctggaaactTCTGCTTGGTAAAGATCttctcgtccgcggataagctcggacgcgattcgagttgggcgcggttctgagaggtctggcgacgtccgggcatgcttatcgacgaggaggtcgtggcctactggctccgccgcgctgtcgagctcggagacgacgatgacgaagtcttttctcctcgcacgattcttgacgcacgcgactcggtatttggacgtgggctgagttgctattgggctgctgctgggtcgGCTTGGTGGGCTGCACGGTCCAGGACAGGtgagtttccctctcttttctctcttttcaaattctgttttatatttatgttttattttctggtttctattttatggtttgaattcaaatttgaattcaggttatacttgcaggttctaaaatatttgaatttcCATATCACTTGATAATAGTGGTTACCGCattgttttatttttaaaacaaacaTTTAATCTTTTATTTAGGAACAAAATCTGcctaaatgatttgaaatttagatcaTGTGAATGGTGAAAACATTATTAGGTCAAACTAGTGTGCTAAACAATATTggttgttttcatgcattttattATGGCTAGTATTTAAAGTAAATGGTAATAAGGATGGAttggatcatgattttatgtggagaactattcctaaggttttaagaagatggttaagaaagttctataatcactaatctggttttagtaaactttagcttgaactaattaagatggatcctatgtttataattagcaatgcatttgctaatgatggtttaatttatagaacactacttcatttggtctactaggatggaaaggtagggtttaatattttatgtgaaatgattcctatgtgaaaggtttagggttttggtgatgcttcactaattgaagtattaaataggcatgaggcatggcagggttataattataatccaaagtaatccatgggttggaattcacatgtagtttagggtttaagttgtgatcaccaatatgatacacaactagaattaggatatggcataagctttggttatgttttactaatgggacatggctctcacctccaagattaaaggttggtttaaacaactaagatttaatactactctaaaattctctaggatagacatgtatggttagcatctataatctctctcacttctaaatgtcttgtaatatcctaaggtcctactcaagagatgatgatatgatcctctaaatagatggtttgcctaggaattctaccttggtatcttctgtagcttgttcttcatgaaatctgataaacctgcatcttgtggtatgcctccacctcctagcttcttcatcttgatcctagctaattcacatggagtggctctatgtgtttgtgcccatgtatcatggtacttgatgagcaaatggatgaagggtgtggctctatttataggcttgggcaagctctagtatcatgacacataggtgggtgactcttgtgttggtttgatgagtaaggtgcttggttgtcatgcccttatccatagcaatcctttgagcatgaggtggcaaagcttggaaagcaagtcatgtagatattttcatcccatgtggcatagatcattatcctctcatatgatttatttttggatagccaagtggcatttgttactaaatatcttgtggatggttttattattgtggatgagtcatcatatcagatttgatttgatttatattataatattggtcaaaaggtcaaagttgaggattattcctcaaattttgagtagttggatttgatttcaccaaggcatgatcatatgagtttcaaaatactcatagttaattttatacaaatagtttggactataattcgtaatgtaaacggatttagttttatgatattccatgtatttaataagttatgatttaaataagaatgtgtggcttttatgcactttagaccctgtggtttaccttatttataagtgaattaaattacacacaaaggtagttgctaacttttaagtattATTAAGTTAggatttgattcttaaagaatgtgttgttgtaaatataattccattggatctaatccatagatcaaatcatctctacccaaaataaggttttagcaaagatcacagtgaagtttatagcgcttgacttgatgatctacttcaatt from Lolium rigidum isolate FL_2022 chromosome 4, APGP_CSIRO_Lrig_0.1, whole genome shotgun sequence encodes the following:
- the LOC124649589 gene encoding E3 SUMO-protein ligase MMS21 codes for the protein MSSAAARLTAAADNASSETQSLVVDMRKALTCMRSIAVEYERAGKDDKVKQLEEEVLDLMASYEECAHLAEAVREVPGAYQPSDQTTDFKKLIEAEVNKVKGTSRVSGDSQRLLRQFKEAVWDVHHAGQPMPGDEQEDLVMTTTQNGILNANCPLTMKPIIEVANPVRSLDCRHIYDKIPILDYIRRSKGLKCPVAGCPKDLNVAKLVCDDYLRMEIEELRSSGGGATKPTDVEDVLDDDEDLMDDGEDGNNQ